From the genome of Amycolatopsis sp. NBC_01488, one region includes:
- a CDS encoding ferritin, producing the protein MALTKKKEPRSKFYELLQAQIHNEFNASQQYIALAVWFDAEDLPQLAKHFYKQSVEERNHAMALVQYMLDRDHHVEIPGTGEVRNEFTGVTEVIELALEQEKEVAADISAMAGAARAEGDYISEQFTQWFLKEQVEEISQMSTLLNVVKRANGNLFEVENHLYRESVGDSGRDSGMPPVAGGAL; encoded by the coding sequence ATGGCCCTCACGAAGAAGAAAGAACCGCGCTCGAAGTTCTACGAACTGCTGCAGGCGCAGATCCACAACGAGTTCAACGCGTCCCAGCAGTACATCGCGCTCGCGGTGTGGTTCGACGCCGAGGACCTGCCGCAGCTGGCGAAGCACTTCTACAAGCAGTCCGTCGAGGAGCGCAATCACGCGATGGCGCTCGTGCAGTACATGCTCGACCGCGACCACCACGTCGAAATCCCCGGCACCGGCGAGGTGCGCAACGAATTCACCGGCGTCACCGAGGTCATCGAGCTCGCGCTCGAGCAGGAGAAGGAAGTCGCGGCCGACATCTCCGCGATGGCCGGGGCCGCGCGCGCCGAAGGGGACTACATCAGCGAGCAGTTCACGCAGTGGTTCCTCAAGGAGCAGGTCGAAGAGATCTCCCAGATGAGCACGCTGCTGAACGTCGTCAAGCGCGCGAACGGCAACCTGTTCGAGGTCGAGAACCACCTGTACCGCGAGTCCGTCGGCGACAGTGGCCGCGACTCCGGAATGCCGCCGGTGGCCGGCGGAGCACTCTGA
- a CDS encoding cytochrome P450 codes for MFDPRDPAFLEDPYPAFAALREQGDVHFHDGLGLAVAVSHAASSAVLRHRGLGRIWQDAQPLERFASFNLLHRNSLLENEPPAHTRLRRLIAGAFGRGHVQRLRPMVATLADRMVDDLAAAIAADGSADLLEHLAQPLPVAVIAELLGVPRTDGPRMVELSNAIVKMYEYGLAEEGRDAAERAAAEFVAYVRSVASDRGSSPGDDIISDLLRSELTPDELVATAVLLLMAGHEATVNVLGNGITALLTHRDQWERLLASPSLLDSCVEELIRFDAPLQLFERTATEDVSICGYVVTEGQKIGALLGAAARDPKVFDAPDTLDIGRTPNVHLGFGLGIHYCVGAPLARVEIAAALSALAAKLPGLRLAEAPRRRPEFVIRGLRELRVTS; via the coding sequence GTGTTCGACCCCCGCGATCCCGCGTTCCTGGAAGACCCGTACCCGGCGTTCGCCGCCCTGCGCGAGCAGGGCGACGTCCATTTTCACGACGGCCTCGGCTTGGCCGTGGCGGTGTCGCACGCGGCGTCGTCCGCCGTGTTGCGCCACCGCGGGCTGGGCCGGATCTGGCAGGACGCGCAGCCGCTCGAACGCTTCGCGTCGTTCAACCTGCTGCACCGCAACTCGCTGCTGGAGAACGAGCCGCCGGCACACACCCGACTGCGCCGGCTGATCGCGGGCGCGTTCGGTCGCGGCCACGTGCAGCGGCTGCGTCCGATGGTCGCGACGCTCGCCGACCGGATGGTCGACGACCTGGCGGCCGCGATCGCCGCGGACGGCAGCGCCGACCTCCTGGAGCACCTCGCCCAGCCGCTGCCGGTCGCGGTGATCGCCGAGCTGCTGGGTGTGCCCCGCACTGACGGGCCGCGGATGGTCGAGCTGTCCAACGCGATCGTGAAGATGTACGAGTACGGCTTGGCCGAGGAGGGTCGCGACGCCGCCGAGCGGGCGGCCGCCGAGTTCGTGGCGTACGTCCGTTCGGTCGCTTCGGATCGCGGTTCGTCGCCGGGGGACGACATCATCAGCGACCTCCTGCGCAGCGAGCTGACGCCGGACGAGCTGGTCGCGACCGCGGTGCTGCTGCTGATGGCCGGCCACGAGGCGACGGTCAACGTGCTCGGCAACGGCATCACGGCGCTGCTCACCCACCGGGACCAGTGGGAACGGCTACTGGCGTCTCCTTCCTTGCTGGACTCGTGCGTCGAGGAGCTGATCCGGTTCGACGCACCACTGCAGCTGTTCGAGCGGACGGCGACCGAAGACGTGTCGATTTGCGGATATGTCGTTACGGAGGGGCAGAAGATCGGCGCGCTGCTGGGTGCCGCGGCTCGCGATCCGAAGGTGTTCGACGCGCCGGACACCCTCGACATCGGCCGGACGCCGAATGTGCACCTCGGGTTCGGCCTGGGGATCCACTACTGCGTGGGTGCTCCTCTCGCTCGGGTGGAGATCGCCGCGGCTTTGAGCGCATTGGCGGCGAAGCTGCCGGGGCTGCGACTCGCCGAGGCTCCGCGGCGGCGGCCGGAGTTCGTGATCCGGGGGTTGCGGGAGCTTCGAGTCACCTCGTGA
- a CDS encoding arginine deiminase, producing the protein MDSEVGPLRAVLLHRPGNELKRLTPRNNDQLLFDSIPWVDRAQAEHDAFAEVLRNRGVDVLLLADALRTALEDDRAHAAGVHAAVDDRRLGGDLADSLRSHLSGVDAAGLAEVLMAGMTFEELPSAEGASLVRMMNHPHDFAVDPLPNLLFTRDSSAWIADRVAISSLTMPARRRETAVLDLIYAYHPYFRHAARAYGAHSAPIEGGDVMLLAPGVLAIGVGERTTAAGAESLARSVFADGIAHTVLAVPIEQSRATMHLDTVCTMVDADAVVMYPLARDSLTAFTLRPTGDGGVKVAGPAPFLVAAAEAMEIDRLRVIDTGLDPVTAEREQWDDGNNTLALAPGVVVGYERNVETNERLEAAGIEVLPITGSELGSGRGGPRCMSCPIRREPLR; encoded by the coding sequence GTGGACAGCGAAGTCGGACCCCTGCGCGCGGTGCTGCTGCACCGGCCCGGCAACGAGCTCAAAAGGCTGACGCCCCGCAACAACGACCAGCTCCTGTTCGACTCGATCCCGTGGGTCGACCGGGCCCAGGCCGAGCACGACGCGTTCGCCGAGGTGCTGCGCAACCGCGGCGTCGACGTCCTGCTGCTGGCCGACGCCCTCCGAACGGCTTTGGAAGACGACCGCGCCCACGCGGCAGGCGTCCACGCCGCGGTCGACGACCGGCGCCTCGGCGGCGACCTGGCCGACTCGCTGCGTTCGCACCTTTCCGGCGTCGACGCGGCCGGCCTCGCCGAGGTGCTGATGGCCGGGATGACGTTCGAGGAGCTGCCGTCCGCGGAGGGCGCGTCGCTGGTGCGGATGATGAACCACCCGCACGACTTCGCCGTCGACCCGCTGCCGAACCTGCTGTTCACGCGCGACTCGTCGGCGTGGATCGCCGACCGCGTCGCGATCTCGTCGCTGACCATGCCCGCGCGTCGCCGCGAGACCGCGGTGCTGGACCTGATCTACGCCTACCACCCGTATTTCCGGCACGCGGCCCGCGCGTACGGCGCGCATTCGGCGCCCATCGAAGGCGGCGACGTGATGCTGCTGGCGCCGGGCGTGCTCGCCATCGGCGTCGGCGAGCGGACGACCGCGGCCGGCGCGGAGTCGCTCGCGCGGTCGGTGTTCGCCGACGGCATCGCGCACACCGTGCTGGCGGTGCCGATCGAGCAGTCCCGCGCGACGATGCACCTGGACACGGTGTGCACGATGGTCGACGCCGACGCCGTCGTGATGTACCCGCTGGCACGCGACTCGCTGACGGCGTTCACGCTGCGCCCGACCGGCGACGGCGGCGTCAAGGTGGCCGGCCCGGCGCCGTTCCTGGTGGCCGCGGCCGAGGCGATGGAGATCGACCGGCTGCGCGTCATCGATACCGGCCTCGACCCTGTGACGGCCGAGCGCGAGCAGTGGGACGACGGGAACAACACGCTGGCGCTGGCGCCGGGCGTCGTCGTGGGTTACGAACGGAACGTCGAGACGAACGAGCGTCTCGAAGCGGCCGGCATCGAGGTGCTGCCGATCACCGGGTCCGAGCTGGGCTCCGGCCGCGGCGGTCCGCGGTGCATGTCCTGCCCGATCCGCCGCGAACCCCTCCGATAA
- a CDS encoding substrate-binding and VWA domain-containing protein yields the protein MINSQPARRKRKILPFLAAILVAAGLIVGIRYWTSSSGDEADAPKCTGSDAVALNVASSPEKVGIVQEAAKAYSGRTVAGHCVDVIVKSKSSGVAMQALANGWNDATDGPRPDVWTPAASGWVNLLRVNAKGDSASIVPDGDPQSIANSPLTIAMPKPMAEALGWPAKPLGWKDITALATDPAGWAKYGHPEWGKFRLGKTNPNISTAGLNATIGAYYAATGTSSDLTAAALEKPAAKQFVSNLEQAIVHYGDNTLTFLTNLQKADDRGAALSYISAVTVEESSLIGYNQGNPTNDPAKVGQHAPPKVPIVAIYPADGTLNSDHPFVTLNWADATRKQIAADFLGYLRGPETQQKFAALGFRSFDGKPGPQATTANGVQPDAKISFLQPPSPSVLAKLLTTWTELRKKANVLLVVDVSGSMGDEVKGTGKSKIDLAKQAAIDSLGQFVPRDQVGLWQFSTQLDGDKDYQELVPAQALGANGKETLASRLSGLTPQAGTGLYDSSLAAYQYMKTHLDPTAINAVVVLTDGRNEDSGGVDLDHLLPQLRPEGNAETVRLFTIAYGGDADQDVLKQIAESTEGSEYDSSKPDSINQVFTSVISNF from the coding sequence ATGATCAATTCCCAACCAGCACGGCGAAAGAGAAAGATTCTCCCGTTCCTGGCCGCGATCCTGGTCGCCGCCGGGTTGATCGTCGGAATCCGGTACTGGACGAGCAGTTCGGGTGACGAAGCGGACGCGCCGAAATGCACGGGCTCGGACGCCGTCGCGCTCAACGTCGCCTCTTCCCCGGAAAAGGTGGGAATCGTCCAGGAAGCCGCGAAGGCCTACTCCGGACGGACCGTCGCCGGGCACTGCGTCGACGTCATCGTGAAGTCGAAGTCGTCCGGCGTGGCGATGCAGGCGCTGGCGAACGGCTGGAACGATGCCACCGACGGGCCGCGCCCGGACGTCTGGACGCCGGCCGCGAGCGGCTGGGTCAACCTGCTGCGCGTCAACGCGAAGGGCGATTCGGCGTCGATCGTGCCGGACGGCGACCCGCAGTCGATCGCGAACTCGCCGCTGACCATCGCCATGCCGAAGCCGATGGCCGAAGCGCTGGGCTGGCCGGCGAAGCCGCTCGGCTGGAAGGACATCACGGCGCTGGCCACCGACCCGGCGGGCTGGGCGAAGTACGGCCACCCGGAGTGGGGCAAGTTCCGGCTGGGCAAGACGAACCCGAACATCTCCACCGCGGGGCTGAACGCGACCATCGGCGCGTACTACGCGGCCACCGGCACGTCGTCCGACCTCACCGCGGCCGCGCTCGAGAAGCCCGCGGCCAAGCAGTTCGTCTCGAACCTCGAGCAGGCGATCGTGCACTACGGCGACAACACGCTGACGTTCCTGACGAACCTGCAGAAGGCCGACGACCGCGGCGCGGCGCTGTCCTACATCTCGGCGGTGACCGTCGAGGAGAGCTCGCTGATCGGCTACAACCAGGGCAACCCGACGAACGACCCGGCGAAGGTCGGCCAGCACGCGCCGCCGAAGGTGCCGATCGTCGCGATCTACCCGGCGGACGGCACGCTCAACTCCGACCACCCGTTCGTGACGCTGAACTGGGCCGACGCGACGCGCAAGCAGATCGCCGCGGACTTCCTCGGCTACCTGCGCGGGCCGGAGACCCAGCAGAAGTTCGCCGCACTGGGCTTCCGGTCGTTCGACGGCAAGCCCGGCCCGCAGGCGACCACCGCGAACGGCGTCCAGCCGGACGCGAAGATCAGCTTCCTGCAACCGCCGTCGCCGTCGGTGCTGGCGAAGCTGCTGACGACGTGGACCGAGCTGCGCAAGAAGGCGAACGTGCTGCTCGTGGTGGACGTCTCCGGCTCGATGGGCGACGAGGTCAAGGGCACCGGCAAGAGCAAGATCGACCTGGCGAAGCAGGCCGCGATCGACTCGCTCGGCCAGTTCGTGCCCCGCGACCAGGTCGGGCTGTGGCAGTTCTCGACCCAGCTCGACGGCGACAAGGACTACCAGGAGCTGGTGCCGGCGCAGGCACTCGGCGCCAATGGCAAGGAGACGCTCGCTAGCCGGCTGAGCGGGCTGACGCCGCAGGCGGGCACCGGGCTGTACGACTCGTCCCTGGCCGCGTACCAGTACATGAAGACGCACCTGGACCCGACGGCGATCAACGCGGTCGTGGTGCTCACCGACGGCCGCAACGAGGACTCGGGCGGCGTTGACCTCGACCACCTGCTGCCGCAGCTGCGGCCCGAAGGCAACGCCGAGACGGTCCGGCTGTTCACGATCGCCTACGGCGGCGACGCCGACCAGGACGTGCTCAAGCAGATCGCCGAGTCGACCGAGGGATCGGAGTACGATTCGTCCAAACCGGACTCGATCAACCAGGTGTTCACCTCCGTGATCTCCAACTTCTGA
- a CDS encoding CPBP family intramembrane glutamic endopeptidase produces the protein MTFTARSWLAPARPEFPGAIEDPRERRAVKIELLIVFGITLGLSGVRSLLSLVDSLLQPTPLAQQQVQLNVPQAAASLIDLLKQLLSAAQLVGWGALGLYFLWRAGIKIAQVGLDRRFPGRDALLTLGLAALIGVPGLALYFISYHLGFSLAVQPSTLNDTWWRPITLTLSAFGNAFAEEVLVIGYLLTRLRQLGVRENTALVGAAVLRGSYHLYQGFGGFVGNFVMGLVFGRLWQKTNRLWPLVAAHTLFDFVSFVGYALLKGHVSWLP, from the coding sequence ATGACGTTCACCGCGCGATCGTGGCTGGCCCCGGCCCGTCCCGAGTTCCCCGGCGCGATCGAGGACCCGCGGGAGCGCCGGGCGGTCAAGATCGAGCTGCTGATCGTCTTCGGCATCACGCTCGGGCTCTCCGGCGTGCGCAGCCTGCTGTCCCTTGTGGACTCGCTGCTGCAGCCGACGCCCTTGGCCCAGCAGCAGGTCCAGCTCAACGTCCCGCAGGCCGCGGCGAGCCTGATCGACCTGCTCAAGCAGCTGCTCTCGGCCGCCCAGCTGGTCGGCTGGGGCGCGCTCGGGCTGTACTTCCTGTGGCGCGCCGGGATCAAGATCGCGCAGGTCGGGCTGGACCGCCGGTTCCCCGGCCGCGACGCGCTGCTGACGCTCGGCCTGGCCGCGCTGATCGGGGTCCCCGGCCTGGCGCTGTACTTCATCTCCTACCACCTGGGCTTCAGCCTGGCGGTGCAACCGTCCACTTTGAACGACACGTGGTGGCGGCCGATCACGCTGACGCTGTCGGCGTTCGGCAACGCGTTCGCCGAAGAAGTGCTGGTCATCGGCTACCTGCTGACGCGGCTGCGTCAGCTCGGCGTCCGGGAGAACACCGCGCTGGTCGGCGCCGCCGTGCTGCGCGGGTCGTACCACCTCTACCAGGGCTTCGGCGGGTTCGTCGGCAACTTCGTCATGGGACTGGTGTTCGGGCGACTGTGGCAGAAGACGAACCGGCTGTGGCCGCTGGTCGCCGCGCACACGCTGTTCGACTTCGTTTCTTTCGTCGGATACGCGCTGTTGAAGGGGCACGTTTCCTGGCTGCCCTGA
- a CDS encoding MFS transporter yields MMRGRSLGPRFRWLWSAYAVSAFGTWLGFGAFPMLAILVLHTGPAAVSALAAVGPAVGALVAVPLGPWVDRRRKRPVLVAMDLVRFAALVSVPVLYALGSLSFAQLLVVSVVVAAADITFTSASGAFLKGLVPPEDLLVANGRFEATNWTATALGPPLGGAAFALLGPVTSVAANAVSFLLSALGIRAIGGDEPRPRQGTRLRARDLPDGWRTILAHPGLRPLYFNVLLFNGLIMGTEPLLAVLMLNQLGFTPWQYGLAFAVPCLGGLAGSRLTPRLVARFGRHAVLLTSAALRACWLLALAFLPSGAGGLAFVMVVEFGLIASCSVFNPVLATYRLEQLPADRIASTLSAWSVSTKASIAALTALWGVLASFTGPRVAIGVAGVLVLVTPVLLPRRDRTPVAV; encoded by the coding sequence GTGATGCGTGGGCGGTCGCTGGGGCCGCGGTTCAGATGGCTCTGGTCGGCCTACGCGGTGAGCGCGTTCGGGACCTGGCTCGGGTTCGGGGCCTTCCCGATGCTGGCCATCCTGGTCCTGCACACCGGGCCCGCGGCCGTCTCCGCGCTCGCCGCCGTCGGGCCGGCCGTCGGTGCGCTCGTGGCCGTTCCGCTGGGACCGTGGGTCGACCGGCGGCGCAAACGGCCGGTGCTGGTGGCCATGGACCTCGTCCGGTTCGCCGCGCTGGTCAGCGTGCCGGTCCTCTACGCCCTCGGGTCGCTGAGCTTCGCGCAGCTCCTCGTCGTCTCGGTGGTCGTCGCCGCGGCGGACATCACCTTCACCTCCGCGAGCGGCGCCTTCCTCAAGGGGCTCGTGCCGCCGGAAGACCTGCTCGTCGCGAACGGCCGGTTCGAGGCGACGAACTGGACCGCCACCGCACTCGGGCCGCCGCTCGGCGGGGCGGCGTTCGCGCTGCTGGGCCCGGTGACGTCGGTGGCCGCCAACGCGGTCAGCTTCCTGCTCTCCGCACTCGGGATCCGGGCGATCGGCGGGGACGAACCCCGCCCGCGGCAGGGCACTCGCCTGCGCGCGCGTGATCTGCCCGACGGATGGCGCACGATCCTGGCGCATCCCGGGCTACGGCCGCTGTACTTCAACGTCCTGCTGTTCAACGGCCTGATCATGGGTACCGAGCCGCTGCTCGCCGTGCTCATGCTGAACCAGCTCGGGTTCACGCCGTGGCAGTACGGGCTCGCGTTCGCGGTGCCGTGCCTGGGCGGGCTCGCCGGTTCGCGGCTGACCCCGCGGCTCGTCGCGCGGTTCGGGCGGCACGCCGTGCTGCTGACGTCGGCTGCGCTGCGCGCGTGCTGGCTGCTCGCGCTCGCGTTCCTGCCGAGCGGCGCCGGCGGGCTCGCGTTCGTGATGGTCGTCGAATTCGGCCTGATCGCCTCCTGCAGCGTGTTCAACCCGGTGCTCGCCACCTACCGGCTCGAGCAGCTCCCGGCGGACCGGATCGCGAGCACGCTCTCGGCGTGGTCGGTCAGCACCAAGGCGTCGATCGCCGCGCTGACCGCGCTCTGGGGCGTGCTCGCGAGCTTCACCGGCCCGCGGGTCGCGATCGGCGTCGCCGGCGTCCTCGTGCTGGTGACGCCGGTGCTCCTGCCGCGCCGAGACCGGACGCCGGTGGCCGTCTAA
- a CDS encoding DUF5926 family protein — translation MGKGARKKGPKQASDRKPKVRDVFVGQPFEGLAAEPELIALREFVPSATAKLALADGGDVTLGTVLPMAAAAFVRSDGERYLGLQVQTRSSDISRDLGRSLKWLLDAKEGDVLGVPDTTTPPSADEHARLQDLLTPGAELDVTLHKDFAWWLPEDADATGDVAVSLERANAAIMPTERLGHGAYWVLAGEKAHLRWVRPEPENLLLQALARLSAAGELGLGEGSRYAGSFRAHGLLVPVWDLDPEAHAREWADAKDALGTRLETALKSLDAEPLNAAERRARDGLIGRQLTLR, via the coding sequence GTGGGCAAGGGCGCGCGCAAGAAGGGTCCCAAGCAGGCGTCGGACCGCAAGCCGAAGGTGCGCGACGTCTTCGTCGGCCAGCCGTTCGAGGGACTGGCGGCGGAGCCCGAGCTGATCGCGCTGCGGGAGTTCGTGCCGTCCGCGACGGCCAAGCTGGCCCTCGCCGACGGCGGCGACGTCACCCTCGGCACGGTGCTGCCGATGGCCGCGGCCGCGTTCGTCCGCTCGGACGGCGAGCGCTACCTCGGCCTGCAGGTGCAGACCCGCTCGTCCGACATCAGCCGCGACCTCGGCCGCTCGCTGAAGTGGCTGCTGGACGCCAAGGAAGGCGACGTGCTCGGCGTGCCGGACACGACGACCCCGCCGTCCGCCGACGAGCACGCCCGCCTCCAGGACCTGCTGACGCCGGGCGCCGAGCTCGACGTCACGCTGCACAAGGACTTCGCCTGGTGGCTGCCGGAGGACGCGGACGCGACCGGCGACGTCGCGGTGTCCCTCGAGCGCGCGAACGCCGCGATCATGCCGACCGAGCGCCTGGGCCACGGCGCCTACTGGGTCCTCGCCGGTGAGAAGGCGCACCTGCGCTGGGTCCGCCCGGAGCCCGAGAACCTGCTGCTCCAGGCGCTGGCCCGGCTGTCCGCGGCCGGCGAGCTCGGCCTCGGCGAGGGCTCCCGGTACGCGGGTTCGTTCCGCGCGCACGGCCTGCTGGTCCCGGTCTGGGACCTCGACCCCGAGGCCCACGCCCGCGAGTGGGCGGACGCGAAGGACGCCCTCGGCACCCGCCTCGAGACGGCCCTGAAGTCCCTCGACGCCGAACCCCTGAACGCGGCCGAGCGCCGCGCCCGCGACGGCCTCATCGGCCGCCAGCTCACCCTCCGCTGA
- a CDS encoding DUF952 domain-containing protein, with amino-acid sequence MILHICGAADWAEVGEGGEYRPPSLGDAGFVHCSDFGTAHLPANALYRGRTDLVLLEIDPAKLDVPVRWEDGAPPHPAGVWFPHVYGPISHAAVVGVHEFGEVDGGGFRLPDSLAHR; translated from the coding sequence GTGATACTTCACATCTGTGGGGCGGCCGACTGGGCCGAAGTGGGCGAAGGCGGCGAGTACCGGCCGCCGTCACTGGGGGATGCCGGGTTCGTCCACTGCTCCGACTTCGGCACGGCGCACCTGCCTGCCAACGCGCTCTACCGGGGCCGCACCGATCTGGTGCTGCTCGAAATCGACCCGGCCAAGCTCGACGTTCCCGTCCGATGGGAAGACGGCGCGCCGCCGCATCCGGCCGGGGTGTGGTTTCCGCACGTCTACGGCCCGATTTCGCACGCGGCGGTCGTCGGCGTGCACGAGTTCGGCGAGGTGGACGGCGGCGGTTTCCGGCTGCCGGACTCCCTCGCGCACCGCTGA
- a CDS encoding PPOX class F420-dependent oxidoreductase, whose amino-acid sequence MPRSIATNETVERAALVEFLSTRHRAILMATKADGSPQLSPVTCGVDAEGRLVVSTYPKRAKVVNIKRNPKVSACILSDEWNDQWVQLNGTAEVLDIPDSVEPLVEYFRAISGEHPDWDEYREAMIKQGKSIIRVTIESWGPLAKGGFPAELA is encoded by the coding sequence ATGCCGAGGAGCATCGCCACCAACGAAACCGTCGAGCGCGCCGCGCTCGTCGAGTTCCTGTCCACCCGCCACCGCGCGATCCTGATGGCCACGAAGGCCGACGGGAGCCCCCAGCTCTCGCCGGTCACCTGCGGTGTCGACGCCGAGGGCAGGCTGGTCGTCTCGACCTACCCGAAGCGCGCCAAGGTCGTGAACATCAAGCGCAACCCGAAGGTCTCGGCCTGCATCCTGTCCGACGAGTGGAACGACCAGTGGGTCCAGCTGAACGGGACGGCCGAAGTGCTGGACATCCCGGACTCGGTCGAGCCGCTCGTGGAGTACTTCCGCGCCATTTCCGGCGAGCACCCGGACTGGGACGAATACCGCGAGGCCATGATCAAGCAGGGCAAGAGCATCATCCGCGTGACCATCGAGAGCTGGGGTCCGCTGGCCAAGGGCGGCTTCCCCGCCGAGCTAGCCTGA
- a CDS encoding DUF2470 domain-containing protein — translation MTEAPTSIRRPPAPNPAERAKTIATRGGPASVLPTCERAGLDGERVVPVLHHVHPSGSVSVLLPDDHPMVDAAKQTQRGELAVMVELADEAPVELREPIRGLLWITGWLRPLSPVSARARAVAIAEARPDERLLDVGHGVTLLRLTPASLVLADAEGTHSLRPHMFSAAPPDPFHDYEAQWLRHLESDHSDVVEQLAKHLPAELRGGRIRPLGLDRFGLRLRVESDAGDHDVRLAFSRSVESPPQLAMELRRLVGCPFLRGASG, via the coding sequence GTGACCGAGGCACCGACATCCATCCGCCGCCCGCCGGCGCCGAACCCCGCCGAGCGCGCCAAGACGATCGCGACCCGGGGCGGTCCCGCGTCGGTGCTGCCGACCTGCGAACGCGCCGGTCTCGACGGTGAGCGCGTCGTCCCGGTCCTGCACCACGTGCACCCCAGCGGCAGCGTCAGCGTGCTGCTGCCCGACGACCACCCGATGGTCGACGCGGCCAAGCAGACGCAGCGCGGCGAGCTGGCCGTGATGGTCGAACTCGCCGACGAGGCGCCCGTCGAGCTGCGGGAACCGATCCGCGGGCTGCTGTGGATCACCGGCTGGCTGCGGCCGCTCTCGCCGGTGTCGGCCCGCGCGCGGGCGGTGGCGATCGCCGAGGCGCGGCCGGACGAACGGCTGCTCGACGTCGGCCACGGCGTGACGCTGCTGCGGCTCACCCCGGCGTCGCTCGTGCTCGCCGACGCCGAGGGCACGCACTCGCTGCGCCCCCACATGTTCAGCGCCGCGCCGCCCGACCCGTTCCACGACTACGAGGCCCAGTGGCTGCGGCACCTGGAAAGCGACCACTCCGACGTCGTCGAGCAGCTGGCCAAGCACCTGCCGGCGGAGCTGCGCGGCGGCCGGATCCGCCCGCTCGGGCTCGACCGGTTCGGGCTGCGGCTGCGCGTCGAGTCCGACGCGGGCGACCACGACGTCCGGCTGGCGTTCTCGAGGTCCGTCGAGAGCCCGCCGCAGCTCGCGATGGAGCTGCGGCGGCTGGTCGGCTGCCCGTTCCTGCGGGGTGCGTCAGGCTAG
- a CDS encoding SigE family RNA polymerase sigma factor: MPGELVDFGDFVQATLPGLLRYGHALTGNPHDAADLVQTVLEKIGSRWTYVHEKTGDPLAYVRRSMANAHVSRWRRTRRENLVADLPDTSPHVPDDPFEHEPLWRALRTLPPRQRAVMVLRYYEGLSEAEIAGVLGITQGTVKSQASKAIASLRMKLTAADIQGEGSDAG, translated from the coding sequence TTGCCGGGTGAGCTGGTCGACTTCGGCGACTTCGTGCAGGCCACCCTGCCGGGGCTGCTGCGGTACGGCCACGCGCTCACCGGCAACCCGCACGACGCCGCGGACCTGGTGCAGACCGTGCTGGAGAAGATCGGTTCGCGCTGGACGTACGTGCACGAGAAGACGGGCGACCCGCTCGCCTACGTCCGCCGGTCGATGGCGAACGCGCACGTCAGCCGCTGGCGCCGCACGCGCCGCGAGAACCTGGTGGCCGACCTGCCGGACACCAGCCCGCACGTGCCGGACGACCCGTTCGAGCATGAGCCGCTGTGGCGCGCGTTACGAACGCTGCCGCCGAGACAACGGGCCGTCATGGTCCTGCGTTACTACGAGGGTCTCTCGGAAGCGGAGATCGCCGGAGTCCTCGGCATCACGCAGGGCACCGTGAAGAGCCAGGCCAGCAAGGCCATCGCGTCGCTGCGGATGAAACTGACCGCGGCCGACATCCAAGGCGAAGGGAGTGACGCGGGTTGA